A portion of the Magnolia sinica isolate HGM2019 chromosome 17, MsV1, whole genome shotgun sequence genome contains these proteins:
- the LOC131231626 gene encoding uncharacterized protein LOC131231626, which translates to MAEREQEEEREETHEQEEQREETCEQEEHPLEERTLHLLHDSKIDQEFSEAKQRKKGGKKHKVRWMKRPMAIPEVILEFRNEDLRENALRCLSNFLLERREEDPDNYCRAGFLLFNSCVTMTILMQEVVEFYRKMVDGTLNIRASKRVANVLTLFQSIAANGETRQKFVNSCVPNFLIPLILFQSPEEIYEDVRAISLSVIGILCQAREPEVIQWAIESDMVEVCRTSIEIGNELSKVIAMHILESMLQDRSGMSYICNPLCSHLLKGLMETWKHLVSLLAVYQDFSPRLLFHIIRCYVLLCNHSTGLNTVMESLPDPIENDTFQDITEEFPIIGNLRRQLLLNIGVEMEFPIPSETVIIHPIKEKTSTNHNHWFFDSFTMDKMPLMVIDLDQDFNSPTSLDHFAPLFSTGKGTTGLHLVSSSEWEAESCTFKRN; encoded by the exons atggcaGAAAGAGAGCAAGAAGAGGAGCGAGAAGAAACCCACGAGCAAGAAGAGCAGAGAGAAGAAACCTGCGAGCAAGAAGAGCATCCATTGGAGGAAAGAACCCTCCATCTCCTGCATGATTCGAAGATCGATCAAG AGTTTTCGGAAGCAAAGCAGAGGAAGAAGGGAGGGAAGAAGCACAAGGTGAGATGGATGAAGCGGCCGATGGCAATTCCGGAAGTAATCCTCGAGTTCcgaaatgaagatttgagagaaaATGCACTTCGATGCCTCAGCAATTTCCTACTCGAG AGAAGGGAAGAAGATCCAGACAACTACTGCAGGGCTGGATTCTTGTTGTTCAATTCCTGTGTTACAATGACCATCTTGATGCAG GAGGTGGTAGAATTCTATAGAAAGATGGTAGATGGGACTCTTAACATAAGAGCTTCCAAACGTGTTGCCAATGTTCTCACCCTTTTCCAG AGTATTGCTGCTAATGGTGAAACCAGGCAGAAATTCGTCAACT CTTGTGTTCCAAACTTCTTAATACCATTGATACTGTTCCAAAGCCCAGAAGAGATATATGAGGATGTCCGAGCAATATCCCTCTCAGTCATTGGAATCTTATGCCAG GCTAGAGAACCCGAAGTCATTCAGTGGGCCATTGAGAGTGATATGGTAGAAGTCTGTCGAACTAGTATAGAGATTGGGAATGAACTTTCCAAAGTG ATTGCGATGCATATCCTTGAATCTATGCTACAAGATCGGTCAGGGATGTCGTACATTTGCAACCCTTTGTGCAGTCATCTGCTTAAAGGACTGATGGAGACATGGAAGCATCTG GTTTCCCTTCTGGCTGTGTACCAAGACTTCTCTCCTCGTCTCCTCTTCCATATTATCCGATGCTATGTCCTGCTTTGTAACCATTCCAC GGGATTAAATACTGTGATGGAAAGTCTCCCTGATCCTATTGAGAACGACACCTTCCAAGATATCACAGAG GAGTTTCCAATAATCGGGAATTTGCGCCGTCAGCTTCTCCTAAACATTGGAGTCGAAATGGAGTTTCCAATCCCAAGCGAAACAGTTATCATCCACCCAATTAAAGAAAAAACCTCCACCAACCACAACCATTGGTTTTTTGACTCCTTTACCATGGACAAGATGCCGCTGATGGTGATTGATCTCGACCAAGACTTCAACTCACCAACATCTCTCGATCACTTCGCACCCCTCTTCTCAACTGGGAAAGGAACAACTGGTCTTCATTTGGTGAGCAGCAGTGAGTGGGAAGCAGAATCATGCACATTCAAAAGGAACTAG